In Candidatus Nitronauta litoralis, one DNA window encodes the following:
- a CDS encoding NAD-dependent epimerase/dehydratase family protein: MKTVLVTGGAGFIGSNFLRHLHQRYPEYQILLLDALTYAGNLDNIPESLKHSGQFEFFQGNITQSELVQKLVQRSDVVIHFAAESHVAKSIYDNSIFFETDVIGTHVIADAIAKYPVERFIHISTSEVYGTALTEPMDENHPLNPMTPYAAAKAGADRLVYAYRQTYDIPAVIIRPFNNYGPCQHLEKAVPNFIVSALLDQPLTVHGMGEASRDWMFVEDTCRGLDAVMHAPIDTVSGQTINLGTGSDTSVLDIARLVLELTNKPSDRIEFTSDRPGQVTRHISSTAKAQALLDWKHTVNLKDGLARTVEFYRDNRSWWERFLWMKDAWKPKHELVRNRSD; this comes from the coding sequence ATGAAAACTGTTCTTGTCACCGGCGGTGCCGGGTTTATCGGAAGCAATTTCCTCCGCCACCTTCACCAGCGATATCCCGAATATCAAATTCTCCTTCTGGATGCACTGACCTATGCCGGCAATCTGGACAACATTCCAGAATCGCTGAAGCATAGTGGGCAGTTTGAATTTTTTCAGGGCAACATAACGCAATCTGAGCTGGTGCAAAAACTGGTACAACGGTCCGATGTGGTGATCCACTTTGCTGCCGAGTCACACGTCGCGAAATCCATTTACGACAATTCCATTTTTTTCGAGACGGATGTCATCGGTACCCATGTCATTGCCGATGCAATTGCAAAGTATCCGGTGGAACGGTTTATTCATATCTCAACCTCGGAAGTTTATGGAACGGCATTGACCGAGCCGATGGATGAAAACCATCCGCTCAATCCTATGACCCCTTACGCTGCGGCTAAAGCAGGAGCGGACCGGTTGGTCTATGCCTACAGACAAACCTACGACATTCCGGCTGTCATCATTCGACCCTTTAACAATTACGGTCCGTGTCAGCACCTGGAAAAAGCCGTCCCGAATTTTATTGTCAGCGCCTTGCTCGATCAGCCTTTAACAGTTCACGGCATGGGAGAAGCTTCGCGTGACTGGATGTTTGTTGAAGATACCTGCCGGGGGCTGGATGCTGTCATGCACGCACCTATTGACACGGTTTCCGGACAAACCATCAACCTCGGTACAGGTAGCGATACTTCTGTTCTAGATATTGCACGGCTGGTTCTGGAGTTGACCAACAAGCCGAGTGATCGAATAGAATTTACATCAGACAGACCCGGGCAGGTGACGCGGCACATTTCTTCGACGGCAAAGGCGCAGGCTCTGTTAGACTGGAAGCATACTGTAAACCTGAAAGACGGGCTGGCGCGCACCGTTGAATTCTACCGTGATAACCGGAGTTGGTGGGAACGTTTCCTCTGGATGAAAGACGCGTGGAAACCCAAACACGAGCTGGTTCGCAACCGGTCAGATTAA